One stretch of Thermoprotei archaeon DNA includes these proteins:
- a CDS encoding metalloregulator ArsR/SmtB family transcription factor, producing the protein MKQSLAETCYMFFSTLANPTRLAILELLRDGPKNVTQIAEALKQEQSMISHNLKLLLRCSFVFSERRKKERIYYLNKETMEKLFKLFSQHAEKYCPTGGKCLTDKVLKEHKKNEASRHIYSKRF; encoded by the coding sequence ATGAAGCAATCCCTCGCTGAAACTTGTTATATGTTTTTCTCGACATTGGCTAATCCTACAAGACTAGCCATACTGGAATTGTTGCGTGATGGTCCTAAGAACGTTACACAAATTGCAGAAGCTTTAAAACAGGAGCAGAGCATGATCTCACATAATTTAAAACTGCTATTAAGGTGTAGTTTTGTATTTTCAGAGCGTAGAAAAAAGGAGCGCATATACTACCTAAACAAAGAAACCATGGAAAAACTTTTTAAATTATTTTCGCAGCACGCTGAGAAATATTGTCCAACAGGCGGAAAATGCCTCACAGATAAAGTTTTAAAGGAGCACAAAAAGAATGAAGCTTCACGACACATATATTCGAAGCGTTTCTAA
- the apgM gene encoding 2,3-bisphosphoglycerate-independent phosphoglycerate mutase, translated as MKKYKILMIILDGASDNPKYGLTPLDLADTPSLTHIASGGYLGLMYTIDKNVAPESDAAAFSLLGYDPNRYLLSRGVIEALGADLEFRDGWLALRCNFATSEGNKIIDRRVGRNLTLEEAKKLASDIEKNIKLDNADFSFKSTIGHRAVLVIRDHNVKLSDAISNYDPAYEKMGSISVAKSTIDMTLKPCTALDDSYEAKRAAQLVNEFSEKVQNFLKNHPINIERIKNNKLPANIILMRDAGSKYPNVEPFEKKFATKPVIIADMPVELGIAKVLGFSLEKFTPERSPESYEKRANTAVDLLKKFNFVYVHLKGPDEPGHDKDCEGKRRAIEDIDRYFISNIINNIILDDTIIVVTADHSTPCKLGSHSTDPVPLAIYGGNFIKKHVKKRKFSEREAEKGELGIIDHGYDLIPKLLSLIQKV; from the coding sequence GATTATATTAGATGGCGCCAGTGATAATCCTAAATACGGTCTAACACCGTTAGATCTAGCAGATACACCCAGTTTAACTCATATTGCATCTGGTGGATACCTAGGTCTTATGTATACGATAGATAAGAATGTCGCTCCTGAAAGTGATGCTGCTGCCTTTTCGTTATTGGGTTATGATCCTAATAGATATTTACTCTCGAGAGGTGTAATAGAAGCATTAGGGGCTGATTTAGAATTTAGAGATGGCTGGCTTGCATTACGTTGTAATTTTGCAACATCAGAAGGAAACAAAATAATCGATCGTCGTGTTGGAAGAAATTTAACATTAGAGGAAGCTAAAAAGCTTGCATCTGATATAGAGAAAAACATTAAACTAGATAATGCAGATTTTTCATTTAAAAGTACGATTGGTCATAGAGCTGTCCTCGTAATACGTGATCATAACGTTAAACTATCAGACGCTATATCCAATTATGACCCTGCATATGAAAAAATGGGATCTATTTCGGTTGCAAAATCAACCATTGATATGACCCTTAAACCTTGTACTGCATTAGATGACTCTTATGAAGCAAAGAGAGCAGCACAATTAGTAAATGAATTCTCGGAAAAAGTTCAGAATTTTCTTAAAAACCATCCAATTAACATTGAACGAATAAAAAACAATAAGCTACCTGCAAACATCATACTAATGCGAGATGCAGGCTCTAAATACCCTAATGTAGAACCTTTTGAAAAGAAATTTGCAACGAAACCAGTAATAATTGCAGACATGCCAGTTGAATTAGGTATCGCGAAAGTTTTAGGATTTAGCTTAGAAAAATTTACACCAGAACGCTCTCCAGAATCATATGAAAAACGAGCAAACACAGCTGTAGATCTTCTTAAAAAATTCAACTTTGTATATGTTCACTTAAAAGGCCCTGATGAACCCGGCCATGACAAAGATTGCGAAGGAAAACGCAGAGCAATCGAAGATATAGACAGATACTTTATAAGCAACATTATTAATAATATCATCTTAGACGATACTATCATAGTAGTGACTGCTGATCATTCTACACCATGTAAGCTTGGTTCTCATAGCACTGATCCAGTACCTTTAGCAATATACGGTGGGAATTTCATAAAGAAACACGTTAAAAAAAGAAAATTTTCAGAGAGAGAAGCAGAAAAGGGGGAGTTGGGTATTATAGACCATGGATATGACCTAATTCCAAAATTATTAAGCTTAATACAAAAAGTTTAA
- a CDS encoding M1 family aminopeptidase, translating into MADFDLKAKVGRDFAFPEYRPRYPRDPFYKLKHIRAELKIDVWNRSVDGKVTYTVSGNRSCVNYIDLDAVEMVIRAVKNISGKELRFDYDGKFLRVYPETKISDNSEYVFVVEYSAKPRKGLYFILPDKYYPDRVPQVWSQGESEDNRYWLPVYDYPNNKTTADIIITTQSNLTVVSNGDLLSVVEKDGWKTWHWKLDKPNSTYLLSIAIGDFSKFEEIHDGIKFEYYVPRGREGDVERSFQKTPDMMRFFSEYTGVPYPYRRYAQVCVSDFIFGGMENVTAATLTETTLHDEKAHMDFFSEPLVAHELAHQWFGDMVTTKDWANIWLNESFATYFENLYLERDRGKAEFIYEVYRDIQSYLDEYKTRYARPIVTRLYAVPDEVFDGHAYPKGAVVLHMLRNVIGDEMFRKAINLYLNRYKFGNADTEDLRECIEEVTGKNFEWFFDQFVYSSGHPVLKISYSWEPDSKLLKITIKQTQGDDSLSVYKLPLEIEVSNGSAKIRKTFWIDEREQILYIPFENKPSYVCIDPELKNLTVLDIDAGVEDWIKQLECEHVYCKILAVNALGKIGGGRAVEALKKVLISGEYWFIRSEAAKALGKISNSEAKEALLEGLEKVNDARVRRSIVDALSNFKEDDVAVALLKVLKNSDESYYVRHQAAVSLGKMKKKEYFNDIVEVLNVPSHNYVITVGSLLGLGELGTDEALKVIMDHTELGKPSLVRIGATLALAKFPGKAEVIEKLEELSKDPDLRIRSAVVRAAAELMDPKLLPILDMLSATDLHGRIIRSARETAVKIRSMLEKGLEYKQLREELDRIREENRKLLERIAKIESKG; encoded by the coding sequence GTGGCTGACTTTGATTTAAAAGCTAAGGTAGGGCGTGATTTTGCTTTTCCTGAATACAGACCTCGTTATCCGCGAGATCCGTTCTATAAACTTAAACATATCAGGGCTGAGCTTAAAATTGATGTCTGGAATCGTTCGGTCGATGGAAAAGTTACTTATACTGTGAGTGGTAATCGTTCTTGTGTGAATTACATTGATCTTGATGCAGTTGAAATGGTTATTAGGGCAGTGAAGAATATTTCTGGCAAGGAATTACGTTTTGATTATGATGGGAAGTTTCTCAGAGTATATCCTGAAACAAAGATCTCGGATAATAGTGAGTATGTGTTCGTAGTTGAATATTCTGCAAAACCTCGTAAGGGTCTTTATTTTATACTTCCTGATAAGTATTATCCAGATCGTGTACCTCAGGTATGGAGTCAGGGGGAGTCGGAGGATAACAGGTATTGGTTGCCTGTTTATGACTATCCAAATAACAAAACTACTGCTGATATTATAATTACAACGCAATCTAATCTTACGGTAGTATCAAATGGTGATTTATTATCTGTTGTTGAGAAAGATGGATGGAAAACGTGGCATTGGAAGTTAGATAAGCCTAATTCTACATACCTATTAAGTATTGCTATAGGTGATTTTTCAAAGTTTGAGGAAATTCATGATGGAATAAAGTTTGAATATTATGTTCCTAGAGGACGAGAAGGTGATGTAGAAAGAAGTTTTCAGAAAACTCCTGATATGATGAGGTTCTTTAGTGAATATACAGGAGTGCCATATCCTTATAGAAGATATGCACAGGTTTGCGTGTCTGATTTTATTTTTGGGGGTATGGAAAATGTAACAGCAGCAACATTAACTGAGACAACGCTCCATGATGAGAAAGCTCACATGGATTTCTTTAGCGAGCCACTGGTTGCACATGAACTTGCGCATCAATGGTTTGGTGACATGGTTACAACTAAGGATTGGGCTAACATATGGCTTAATGAATCCTTTGCCACTTACTTCGAGAATCTTTATCTTGAAAGAGATCGAGGAAAGGCAGAATTCATTTATGAGGTGTACAGGGACATTCAATCATATTTAGATGAATATAAGACCAGGTATGCACGGCCTATTGTAACACGATTATATGCTGTGCCGGATGAAGTCTTTGATGGACATGCGTATCCTAAAGGTGCTGTTGTTTTACATATGCTAAGGAATGTTATAGGTGATGAAATGTTTAGAAAAGCTATAAACCTTTATCTTAATCGTTATAAGTTCGGTAATGCGGATACTGAAGATCTGAGGGAGTGCATTGAAGAGGTAACAGGTAAAAATTTTGAATGGTTTTTTGATCAATTCGTTTATAGTTCAGGGCATCCTGTATTAAAAATATCATACTCATGGGAACCAGACTCTAAACTCTTGAAAATAACTATTAAGCAAACTCAGGGTGATGATTCATTAAGTGTATATAAATTACCTCTCGAAATAGAGGTAAGTAATGGTTCCGCAAAGATCAGAAAAACTTTTTGGATTGATGAGCGAGAACAAATTCTTTATATACCATTCGAGAACAAGCCTAGTTATGTATGTATTGATCCAGAACTTAAGAATCTAACAGTTTTAGACATAGACGCTGGTGTAGAAGATTGGATAAAACAATTAGAGTGTGAACATGTATACTGCAAGATTTTGGCTGTAAATGCGTTAGGTAAGATTGGTGGGGGTAGAGCTGTCGAAGCGTTAAAAAAGGTCTTGATTTCTGGTGAGTATTGGTTCATAAGATCGGAGGCTGCTAAGGCTCTTGGTAAAATAAGTAATAGTGAGGCAAAAGAAGCTTTGCTTGAGGGACTTGAAAAAGTAAATGATGCTCGAGTTCGCCGTTCAATTGTTGATGCACTTAGTAATTTTAAAGAGGACGATGTTGCTGTTGCTCTTCTTAAGGTTCTCAAAAATAGTGATGAAAGTTATTATGTGAGACATCAGGCTGCGGTAAGTTTAGGCAAAATGAAGAAGAAAGAATACTTTAACGATATTGTTGAAGTATTAAATGTTCCTTCACATAATTATGTAATAACAGTAGGTTCATTACTAGGTCTCGGAGAATTGGGCACTGATGAGGCTTTAAAGGTTATAATGGATCATACTGAATTAGGAAAACCAAGCTTAGTAAGGATAGGAGCGACTTTAGCATTGGCAAAGTTTCCAGGAAAAGCAGAAGTGATAGAAAAGTTAGAAGAACTATCGAAGGATCCAGATCTAAGAATTCGTTCAGCTGTGGTTCGTGCAGCGGCAGAATTAATGGATCCCAAATTACTTCCAATATTGGACATGTTATCAGCTACAGACCTTCATGGACGTATAATTAGATCGGCAAGGGAGACAGCAGTAAAAATTAGGTCGATGTTGGAAAAAGGCTTAGAATATAAACAATTAAGGGAAGAGCTCGATAGGATTAGAGAAGAAAATAGGAAATTGCTTGAAAGAATTGCAAAGATTGAATCAAAGGGATAA
- a CDS encoding class I SAM-dependent methyltransferase, giving the protein MEEWISKLFIKRADIFLKILDKRWAVTEDLVNGMLKVLSGFGIVSGNLLDLCCGNGRVSVYMARKGFKAVGVDVSRAFIEDANRKAAEHGVTDRISFVEGDVRQLKEVLKGISEPFDVVVNAWTSIGYFSQEEEYSVFKQARELSRKGAILFILETAHTEFFSLKFTPTSYSEIDDLVILENRNYDPRKAQLKTTWIFYKKHGNDLQFIDKVDFQLHIYSLSELVGLLERAGWETIASYGNISTLQPMTPLTSLNIIAKAV; this is encoded by the coding sequence ATGGAGGAATGGATTAGCAAATTATTCATTAAAAGGGCAGACATCTTCCTAAAAATTCTTGATAAAAGATGGGCTGTGACAGAAGATCTTGTTAACGGGATGTTGAAAGTGCTTAGCGGTTTCGGCATAGTCTCTGGTAACCTTCTTGATCTATGTTGTGGAAATGGCCGCGTCTCGGTTTATATGGCTAGGAAGGGTTTTAAAGCTGTTGGTGTGGACGTTTCTAGGGCTTTTATAGAAGACGCCAACAGAAAAGCAGCGGAGCATGGTGTAACGGATAGAATAAGTTTTGTTGAGGGAGACGTGCGACAGCTAAAAGAGGTTCTCAAGGGAATCTCTGAACCCTTCGACGTGGTTGTAAATGCTTGGACTTCCATAGGTTATTTTTCTCAAGAAGAGGAGTATAGCGTCTTTAAACAGGCAAGAGAACTATCAAGGAAAGGCGCAATACTGTTCATCCTCGAAACAGCTCACACGGAATTCTTTTCCCTGAAGTTTACACCAACCTCTTATTCCGAAATAGATGACCTCGTAATCTTGGAGAACAGAAACTATGATCCGCGAAAAGCCCAACTAAAAACAACATGGATATTCTATAAAAAGCATGGAAACGACCTACAATTCATTGACAAAGTAGATTTTCAACTTCACATATATAGCCTAAGCGAGCTTGTCGGGCTTCTCGAAAGGGCTGGATGGGAAACAATCGCCAGTTACGGAAATATATCAACATTACAGCCCATGACCCCACTAACAAGCCTAAACATAATCGCCAAAGCAGTTTAG
- a CDS encoding ECF transporter S component: MSVLGGHGLRPSLNVVLTGLCAALYAVGAYATAYIPSPWGFGQFRPAVVIPAVFAVVFGPWVGGVGSAIGTLIADSAKHGTLYVGSLIAAVPGNFIGFFILGYLMRKRFSWGRFILASNLTLVIGNVIVAFLYIFLYRVLYAQALQMPVESLVMLSIGLTIYWYVTMLPFVLTIAPILIRAVAVAFPEMVSEDIRINSLKKEIPKTEFGFALAIPGMLILSTGIVIAYTPFGSYLATSFPKTFTPTVMELLQLLFYLSGVALLILGLASLGVKSFLIRKMANNS, from the coding sequence GTGAGTGTCTTGGGTGGGCATGGGTTACGTCCGTCTTTGAACGTTGTTTTGACGGGCCTTTGTGCTGCTTTATATGCTGTTGGTGCTTATGCTACGGCGTATATTCCATCTCCATGGGGTTTTGGGCAGTTTCGTCCAGCAGTTGTTATACCAGCTGTCTTTGCTGTCGTCTTTGGTCCTTGGGTTGGTGGTGTAGGGTCAGCCATTGGAACGTTGATTGCTGATTCTGCTAAGCATGGAACGCTTTATGTGGGTAGTCTTATTGCTGCTGTGCCTGGAAACTTTATCGGGTTTTTTATACTTGGCTACTTGATGAGGAAGAGGTTTAGCTGGGGAAGGTTCATTCTTGCATCAAACTTAACGCTTGTCATTGGAAATGTTATTGTGGCATTTTTATACATCTTCTTGTATAGGGTGCTTTACGCTCAGGCTTTACAAATGCCTGTTGAGTCGTTGGTGATGCTCTCCATCGGATTGACAATATACTGGTACGTAACGATGCTTCCATTCGTCCTTACAATCGCTCCTATTCTTATAAGGGCGGTTGCTGTAGCTTTCCCTGAAATGGTTTCTGAGGATATTAGGATTAATTCACTTAAAAAAGAAATTCCAAAGACAGAGTTTGGCTTTGCCTTAGCTATCCCAGGGATGCTTATACTATCGACGGGGATAGTGATTGCCTACACACCTTTTGGAAGCTATCTTGCAACGAGCTTTCCAAAAACTTTCACTCCGACAGTCATGGAACTCCTCCAGTTACTCTTTTATCTAAGTGGCGTAGCGCTCTTGATTCTGGGTTTAGCATCTCTAGGTGTGAAGTCCTTCTTAATTCGGAAAATGGCAAATAATTCTTAG
- a CDS encoding acyl-CoA dehydrogenase family protein: MTLLNEKQVLLQKSIREFVEKELVPKASYWDEQNQVPLENISKVAEHGLLGLRVPEKYGGQELTLTDACVVWEEVAGACSNTAFIIHILDACSAILLEGGTEEQKNEYLPAICRGEKLMAFSYSEPEGGTDLLKLSLSTKAEENKYVINVQKIFTELATVVRAFIVLMRSDGGYTLFLVDRNTPGLSVGALNKFIGATAIGNAVVYFDNCIVDIANKIGKEGNGLNIVLKVLFSILILDTMLAVGIARASIEAAIKHVKEREMFGSTMSKLQGVGWKIAEMALEVEAARQLAFYGAELLEEGDPKASTIASMAKWYATEACVKVSKETLQLFGGYGITKDYPLQRHLRDALALTIAGFPTDYHKSFVAQLLLA; the protein is encoded by the coding sequence ATGACTCTTTTAAATGAGAAGCAAGTTTTGCTTCAAAAATCTATACGGGAATTTGTTGAGAAAGAACTCGTCCCCAAAGCTTCATATTGGGACGAACAAAACCAGGTCCCTTTAGAAAATATCAGTAAGGTAGCCGAACATGGACTATTAGGCTTAAGAGTCCCTGAAAAGTATGGTGGTCAAGAGTTGACCCTTACCGATGCGTGTGTCGTTTGGGAGGAAGTTGCTGGAGCATGTTCTAACACCGCATTCATCATTCATATATTAGACGCGTGCAGTGCAATTCTGTTGGAGGGGGGAACAGAAGAACAAAAAAATGAATATCTTCCAGCCATCTGCAGAGGTGAAAAATTAATGGCTTTCTCCTATTCTGAACCAGAAGGCGGAACGGACCTCTTAAAATTATCCTTGAGCACGAAAGCGGAGGAAAACAAGTATGTGATAAATGTGCAGAAAATTTTTACTGAGCTGGCAACTGTTGTCCGCGCGTTCATTGTTCTGATGCGTTCTGATGGGGGCTATACTTTATTTTTGGTGGATAGAAACACACCTGGATTAAGTGTCGGGGCACTTAATAAATTCATCGGCGCTACAGCAATTGGTAATGCGGTTGTCTATTTTGATAATTGCATTGTTGATATAGCAAACAAAATTGGCAAAGAGGGGAATGGTTTAAATATAGTGCTAAAGGTCTTGTTTTCTATTTTGATTCTTGACACCATGCTTGCCGTTGGAATAGCTAGGGCATCAATTGAGGCGGCAATTAAACATGTTAAGGAGCGGGAAATGTTCGGTTCAACTATGAGTAAGCTTCAAGGCGTTGGGTGGAAAATAGCGGAAATGGCTTTGGAGGTTGAGGCTGCAAGGCAGCTGGCATTTTATGGAGCTGAACTACTTGAGGAAGGGGACCCGAAGGCATCTACGATTGCTTCAATGGCTAAGTGGTATGCAACAGAAGCTTGTGTAAAAGTTTCAAAAGAGACATTACAATTATTCGGCGGGTATGGTATCACAAAAGATTATCCGCTACAAAGACATTTGAGGGATGCCCTTGCACTTACCATAGCGGGATTTCCCACTGATTATCATAAATCCTTCGTTGCACAGTTGCTCCTAGCATAA
- a CDS encoding tyrosine--tRNA ligase, protein MNIEERLELITRPPTEEVVTIDELRQLLETGEHVIAYNGWEPSGMVHLGTGLICAYKMKDFIEAGIHFKAFLATWHAWINRKLGGNLELIKKAADHFKHAWIALGVPADKVEFVYADELYKDSDYWKLVLQIAQELTIDRVKRTLEIMGRKEVEARRVADFIYTPMQVADIFFMNVKIAQLGMDQRKANMVAREIGPKLGLWKPVSVHHHLLQGLAKPPVWPIPDEQKAEILSSVKMSKSLPNTAVFIYDEPETIKKKILGAFAPERETRFNPILDIVKYIIFREYSTITIERPLKYGGMTEYHSYLELEKDYVEGKLHPFDLKNTVAEYLIKILEPARRYFANNKDALDTLSLLKNAAITR, encoded by the coding sequence ATGAATATAGAAGAGCGATTAGAACTAATAACACGTCCACCTACTGAAGAAGTAGTTACTATAGATGAACTAAGACAGCTTCTTGAAACGGGAGAACATGTGATCGCATATAATGGTTGGGAACCTAGCGGTATGGTTCATTTAGGAACGGGCTTAATTTGTGCATATAAAATGAAGGATTTTATAGAGGCTGGAATACACTTTAAAGCATTTTTAGCAACATGGCACGCATGGATTAATAGAAAACTTGGAGGAAACCTCGAATTGATAAAGAAAGCTGCCGATCATTTTAAACACGCATGGATCGCATTAGGAGTCCCTGCAGATAAAGTAGAATTTGTATATGCTGATGAACTCTACAAAGATTCAGATTACTGGAAATTAGTTCTTCAGATTGCACAGGAACTGACAATAGATAGAGTAAAACGAACATTAGAAATTATGGGTAGAAAAGAAGTCGAAGCTAGAAGAGTGGCAGATTTTATATATACACCTATGCAAGTTGCTGATATATTTTTCATGAATGTAAAAATTGCACAACTCGGTATGGATCAACGAAAAGCAAACATGGTTGCAAGAGAAATTGGACCCAAACTTGGATTATGGAAACCTGTAAGTGTACATCACCATTTACTTCAAGGATTAGCTAAACCACCAGTATGGCCAATACCTGACGAACAGAAAGCCGAAATTCTCTCATCAGTAAAAATGAGCAAAAGCCTTCCCAACACTGCAGTATTCATTTATGATGAGCCAGAAACTATAAAAAAGAAGATACTTGGGGCATTTGCGCCTGAAAGAGAGACTAGATTTAATCCAATTCTAGACATAGTTAAATATATAATATTTCGAGAATATTCAACAATAACAATTGAAAGACCACTAAAATATGGCGGCATGACAGAATATCATTCATATTTAGAATTAGAAAAAGACTATGTGGAAGGAAAACTCCATCCATTTGATCTCAAGAATACTGTTGCAGAGTACTTAATAAAAATTCTAGAACCAGCACGTCGTTATTTTGCTAATAACAAAGATGCTCTTGATACGCTCTCACTACTGAAAAATGCTGCAATAACAAGATAA
- a CDS encoding rhodanese-like domain-containing protein, whose protein sequence is MKAYSVLEMRSQRLIAVGLVTVLLIAFVAVPAAFTETSGAGAYENISVDTAYNMIKKKQVSLVLDVRNQSEYNLGHLYGAVLIPVYELEDRISEIQKHMNDPIIVYSKSGYRSQTACEILVNHGFTKVYNMLGGITAWMEAGYPIYTTYHYITVGIVNKEILLQIDPLLLHQTVCTSCGCQSCPKNQTCQSTNAPSNITVTTIEQNESVTIKLITFKVNGTTYEVTVTQTLLWSYNELTDKINRTARFVSTEIAAQNMSMQFYSLSYIVRHKEYNLTVLTTLTPRDSETYNSSFTVINYAPAGKSEIVSLEFVKFNSSVTLSQQYAILGKVAKEIGKIYEKSGDENLAQLAQSYYTMEKEAKYLSRLVGKQLQEYDREILKSSAVLMDDFWCDLYCQIACYAAYAVIVAACIYGGVVTYGGLLVACLYLLTEGWDYWEYFCDIVCYLICGG, encoded by the coding sequence ATGAAGGCCTATTCTGTTTTGGAGATGCGTAGTCAGAGGTTGATTGCTGTTGGTCTTGTCACTGTGCTTTTGATTGCTTTCGTTGCGGTGCCCGCAGCCTTTACTGAAACGTCTGGGGCTGGAGCTTATGAGAACATAAGTGTTGATACGGCTTACAACATGATAAAGAAGAAACAAGTAAGCCTTGTTTTGGATGTTAGAAACCAGAGCGAATATAATCTGGGGCATTTATATGGTGCTGTTCTCATACCAGTTTACGAGCTTGAAGATAGAATAAGCGAAATACAGAAGCATATGAACGATCCAATAATAGTTTACAGTAAATCAGGATACAGAAGCCAGACAGCATGTGAAATTCTCGTTAACCACGGCTTTACAAAAGTCTACAACATGCTTGGCGGAATAACGGCTTGGATGGAAGCAGGATACCCAATCTATACAACTTACCACTACATCACAGTAGGCATAGTCAACAAAGAAATCCTATTGCAAATAGACCCACTACTATTGCATCAGACCGTTTGCACGTCATGCGGTTGCCAATCATGCCCTAAAAACCAAACATGCCAAAGCACTAACGCTCCATCAAATATTACAGTTACCACAATAGAACAGAACGAAAGCGTCACAATAAAACTGATAACGTTTAAAGTGAATGGCACAACCTACGAAGTAACAGTCACCCAAACTTTGCTGTGGAGTTATAACGAACTTACAGATAAAATTAACAGAACAGCCAGATTTGTTTCAACGGAAATCGCTGCGCAGAACATGTCCATGCAATTCTACAGCCTCAGCTACATAGTGCGGCATAAAGAATACAACCTAACCGTGCTAACAACGCTTACACCGCGAGACTCGGAAACCTACAACAGCTCATTTACAGTTATTAACTATGCGCCTGCAGGCAAATCTGAAATCGTATCACTGGAGTTTGTGAAGTTTAATTCTTCCGTTACTTTATCGCAGCAATACGCCATCTTAGGCAAAGTCGCCAAGGAAATAGGTAAAATCTACGAGAAGAGCGGAGACGAAAACCTTGCACAGCTTGCGCAAAGCTACTACACTATGGAGAAAGAAGCCAAATATCTGTCTAGGCTGGTAGGAAAACAACTACAAGAATATGATAGAGAAATCCTCAAAAGCTCCGCAGTCTTGATGGACGACTTCTGGTGTGATCTTTACTGTCAAATCGCTTGTTATGCTGCTTATGCGGTGATAGTAGCGGCATGCATTTATGGTGGCGTTGTAACTTACGGTGGTTTATTGGTAGCTTGTTTATACCTGTTAACTGAGGGATGGGACTATTGGGAGTACTTTTGTGACATAGTGTGCTATCTCATTTGTGGCGGGTGA